CGGACCAACCCGGGCAATTTTTTTCCGCCTGCATGGACCCACTTCTGGAATTCTTTCCAGATGGTTGGGTCAGATGGGTTCTGATTGATCAGTCTGAGTAAAGTGGATTTCCGGAAATTATCCGGACCAAGGTTATAAACGAATGATGCCAGGGCATCAAATTGATCCTGATTAATTCTGACCCGGACCAACTGGTTAATTGCATGCTCAAATATTTCCAGATCCCTTTTAAGTAATCCCTCTGCCTCGATGGGAGTGATCTGGGTGTATTTCAGATAGTCCTCTTCCTTGGTGTCGATCACTGTACCATAGCCAATTGTGGGATAACCTGCTGGGCAGATATACATTTTCGACCGGAAGCCTTCTTCAGCTTTGATCAGGTCAAGTCCTTTTTGTCCGGTCCTCATGTTGCGCTCCCGGATTTGGAATCCTTCATCTTTGAACCAAGAGAGGAACCGAAAAGAAAATCAGTGATGGTAGAAACCTTCGTGCTCATTGCACCGAAAATTGTTGAGATCATGGCGATTCCCTCTGATGGCAGCTGGGCCTTTCCAAGGAACATCAGGATCAGAGCAACAGACAGTAGGATGTATCCTATCAAAAAGGTCAGTGCATAGGCTTTCTGAAGGGAGGAATTCTGCAGATACATTTGTCTTGCCGATTGCATTTCTTCCGCTTGCAGTCCCATCCGTTTGGTGGTTTCTTCCTCCAACTTCTGGATGTGGGAATTCACGATGGATTGCAATTCAGCTTTTGCCTTTAACCGCTCTTCGTCGCTGGTGACATTCCGGTCGATTGCCTCTCCGGTTTTTTCAATCAAGGTTCCGAGCTGGCCCTTTATCCAATCAAACATCATCATCTCCGATCACCTTGGCCTGCTGGCGCTTTCTCCACCAGGTCACAAACATTTCCTTAAACACAATCAGAAGCGTCTGAACAACAAGGGTGATTATCGCGGTCTTGATCGCAATGATTTCAGCGGCTGAAAGCTGAGTCC
The sequence above is a segment of the Bacteroidota bacterium genome. Coding sequences within it:
- a CDS encoding lysozyme, encoding MRTGQKGLDLIKAEEGFRSKMYICPAGYPTIGYGTVIDTKEEDYLKYTQITPIEAEGLLKRDLEIFEHAINQLVRVRINQDQFDALASFVYNLGPDNFRKSTLLRLINQNPSDPTIWKEFQKWVHAGGKKLPGLVRRREREANLYFSKEQ